A stretch of the Haloplanus aerogenes genome encodes the following:
- a CDS encoding DUF7559 family protein: MPATKEIKCTSPDCELDMFENHYTYDIADDHTVGDLSCPLCGGTDCLEEIEL, encoded by the coding sequence ATGCCCGCGACGAAGGAGATCAAATGCACGAGCCCCGACTGTGAACTCGACATGTTCGAGAACCACTACACGTACGATATCGCCGACGACCACACGGTCGGCGACCTCTCCTGTCCGCTCTGTGGCGGGACCGACTGTCTCGAAGAGATCGAACTATGA
- a CDS encoding Hsp20/alpha crystallin family protein — MTDFKEFGKSAANAVLERVGRGVGKVQERKPLPYDVLESDDAYLVVFDAPGVTRSDVQVRYVEGEVQVRLDRFRDFHEGFEMRFPGRGLSLDGRARLPPDADVDAGEASATLSDNGTLRIEVPKRAGGTDVEVREEEPAAETEDEPDESE, encoded by the coding sequence ATGACCGACTTCAAGGAGTTCGGCAAGTCGGCGGCCAACGCGGTACTGGAGCGGGTCGGCCGCGGTGTCGGCAAGGTGCAGGAGCGCAAACCCCTCCCGTACGACGTACTCGAATCCGACGACGCGTATCTCGTCGTCTTCGACGCGCCGGGCGTCACCCGAAGCGACGTGCAGGTGCGCTACGTCGAGGGCGAGGTGCAGGTGCGACTCGACCGCTTCCGCGACTTCCACGAGGGCTTCGAGATGCGGTTCCCGGGTCGCGGGCTCTCGCTCGACGGCCGCGCGCGCCTCCCGCCGGACGCCGACGTGGACGCTGGCGAGGCGTCGGCCACCCTGAGCGACAACGGGACGCTCCGAATCGAGGTGCCGAAGCGGGCGGGCGGAACGGACGTCGAGGTGCGCGAGGAAGAGCCGGCAGCCGAAACCGAGGACGAACCGGACGAGTCGGAGTAG
- a CDS encoding NUDIX hydrolase, with protein sequence MDLSAVARHTPRSIDDAEREAAVVAPVVDRGDGDALLFTKRADHLGQHPGQMSFPGGGREPSDGDLEATARREADEEIGLRPEEIDIVGRLDDIPTVSDYSVRPFVSRVPDREYVPDEREVAEIAMLPVEELTDLDNYESERRDHHYYGEIRLHFFRVGGYTVWGATGRMLVQLLELTTDWEMPPEVDRVVDPDADFPV encoded by the coding sequence ATGGATCTGTCGGCGGTCGCGCGCCACACGCCACGGAGCATCGACGACGCCGAGCGCGAAGCGGCGGTCGTCGCGCCCGTCGTCGACCGTGGCGATGGCGACGCCCTCCTCTTTACGAAGCGCGCGGACCACCTCGGCCAGCACCCGGGACAGATGAGTTTCCCGGGCGGCGGCCGCGAACCCAGCGACGGGGATCTGGAGGCGACGGCACGACGCGAGGCCGACGAGGAAATCGGGCTGCGACCGGAGGAAATCGACATCGTCGGCCGCCTCGACGACATCCCGACGGTCAGTGACTACAGCGTCCGGCCCTTCGTCTCGCGCGTCCCCGACCGCGAGTACGTCCCCGACGAGCGCGAGGTGGCCGAAATAGCCATGCTCCCGGTCGAGGAGTTGACCGACCTCGACAACTACGAATCCGAACGCCGCGATCACCACTACTACGGCGAGATCAGACTCCACTTCTTCCGCGTCGGCGGCTACACCGTCTGGGGCGCGACCGGGCGGATGCTCGTCCAGTTGCTCGAACTCACGACCGACTGGGAGATGCCGCCAGAAGTGGATCGGGTAGTCGATCCGGACGCCGATTTCCCTGTTTAA
- a CDS encoding DUF7109 family protein has protein sequence MSIPTATGDELAGVVDLFGALTRAELEAALGELAFKRGEEVDEDAIDAAVDAAIDDYYLVAVERDDETLLAPGPVAFPTLPDGADDLPHIMDAPNRDVDDEGVVEATERRLRADAARAVDADDTDRIEHLLDVSYDLETWGATDVSDVRGRLDDALENRN, from the coding sequence ATGAGCATCCCCACCGCAACCGGCGACGAACTCGCGGGCGTCGTCGACCTCTTCGGCGCACTGACCCGCGCCGAACTCGAAGCGGCGCTCGGCGAACTCGCGTTCAAACGTGGCGAGGAGGTCGACGAGGACGCTATCGACGCCGCCGTCGACGCCGCTATCGACGATTACTACCTCGTCGCCGTCGAGCGCGACGACGAGACGCTCCTCGCGCCGGGCCCGGTGGCGTTCCCGACCCTCCCCGACGGCGCCGATGACCTCCCGCACATCATGGACGCCCCGAACCGCGACGTCGACGACGAGGGTGTCGTCGAGGCGACGGAGCGTCGCCTGCGCGCCGACGCCGCTCGGGCCGTCGACGCCGACGACACCGACCGGATCGAGCACCTACTCGACGTGAGCTACGATCTCGAAACGTGGGGCGCGACGGACGTGAGCGACGTTCGGGGACGACTCGACGACGCGCTCGAAAACCGCAACTGA
- a CDS encoding glycosyltransferase family protein: MEYVQERVTTLHDLTDPTPTAPIDRAAVVVPMTEREYAGLAPDRVLSELERVDPGEVVVPLRAAPERVGPFYDWLDDFDLSLTVLWCNGPRLEALLDDHGLDGEFGKGRDVWLGLGQALDREYVVVHDADTKTYSRADVPRLLYPLAHGYDFSKGYYARVENDRLYGRLFRLFFVPLVRALSERGDASILRYLESFRYALAGEFAATTTLAEQFRPQRSWGLEIGTLGDAFDDAGFDGSAQVDLGTYEHDHRSVNGPTGLSDMSRHVGSALFRVVEEGGVDPDYDTLPDRYQAAARSLVRSYELDAGFNGLTYDRGDELDQIEAYVDAIEPPGTDRRLPPWTDAPLSPARIAAAAAEDLEAAR, from the coding sequence ATGGAGTACGTCCAGGAACGCGTGACGACGCTCCACGATCTGACCGATCCGACGCCGACGGCGCCGATCGACCGGGCGGCGGTCGTCGTCCCCATGACCGAACGGGAGTACGCCGGGCTGGCGCCGGATCGCGTCCTCTCGGAACTCGAACGCGTCGATCCGGGCGAGGTCGTCGTCCCGCTCCGGGCCGCCCCCGAGCGCGTCGGCCCCTTCTACGACTGGCTCGACGACTTCGATCTCTCATTGACCGTCCTCTGGTGTAACGGGCCTCGCCTGGAGGCCCTCCTCGACGACCACGGACTCGACGGCGAGTTCGGGAAGGGCCGCGACGTGTGGCTCGGCCTCGGGCAGGCACTCGACCGGGAGTACGTCGTCGTCCACGACGCCGACACCAAGACCTACTCCCGTGCCGACGTGCCGCGTCTCCTCTACCCCCTCGCCCACGGCTACGACTTCTCGAAGGGGTACTACGCCCGGGTGGAAAACGACCGTCTCTACGGTCGCCTGTTCCGGCTGTTTTTCGTCCCGCTGGTTCGTGCACTGAGCGAGCGGGGGGACGCGTCCATCCTCCGCTATCTGGAGTCGTTCCGCTACGCGCTCGCCGGCGAGTTCGCGGCGACGACGACGCTAGCCGAGCAGTTCCGCCCGCAACGCTCCTGGGGACTGGAGATCGGGACCCTCGGCGACGCCTTCGACGACGCCGGCTTCGACGGGAGCGCACAGGTCGATCTGGGGACGTACGAACACGACCACCGGTCGGTGAACGGGCCGACCGGCCTCTCCGATATGAGCCGGCACGTCGGCTCGGCGCTGTTCCGGGTCGTCGAGGAGGGTGGCGTCGACCCGGACTACGACACGCTTCCCGACCGATACCAGGCGGCGGCGCGTTCGCTCGTTCGGAGCTACGAACTCGACGCCGGATTCAACGGACTCACGTACGACCGCGGGGACGAACTCGACCAGATCGAGGCGTACGTCGACGCCATCGAACCGCCGGGGACGGACCGACGGCTGCCGCCGTGGACCGACGCGCCGCTCTCGCCGGCGCGCATCGCGGCGGCCGCCGCCGAGGATCTGGAGGCGGCCCGATGA
- a CDS encoding HVO_0758 family zinc finger protein, whose amino-acid sequence MKSTRKGLRDGELVKDTYERLTCAECEKVLKKRDDPDEVFSLRICPECGREWKDLR is encoded by the coding sequence ATGAAATCGACGCGGAAGGGGCTCCGTGATGGCGAACTCGTCAAGGACACCTACGAGCGACTCACCTGCGCGGAGTGTGAGAAGGTGTTGAAAAAGCGGGACGACCCCGACGAAGTCTTCTCGCTTCGGATCTGTCCCGAGTGTGGCCGGGAGTGGAAGGACCTCAGGTAA
- a CDS encoding aldo/keto reductase yields MATTRATWAYRDRFGDGFGRTYFRRFGPGVVSSIGLGTYLGDPTDAVDDDYERALIAGFEGGCNVVDTAVNYRCGRSERVVGRAIERADVDREAVVVATKGGFLPFDGERPADPTDYIREQFVDGGPVDPTDLAADYHCIAPDAIEALLDRSLDALGLETIDCYYVHNPETQLRARSREDVYDQLEATFERLERRVAAGDIGRYGVATWQAFRVPPEADAHLSLPEVAARARSAAATVGRAETGFEAIQLPFNVHMADAFTAEVHEFEGEYRSALSVAQTLDLDVFTSASLAQGDLLTGLPAAVDAELSGDTPAQRAINFARSAPAVTCALVGASDPDHVAEDVAAGTFDPLGARAFDAVFT; encoded by the coding sequence ATGGCGACCACTCGCGCCACGTGGGCGTACCGGGACCGCTTCGGCGACGGCTTCGGGCGTACCTACTTCCGGCGGTTCGGCCCCGGTGTCGTCTCCAGCATCGGCCTCGGAACCTATCTCGGCGACCCGACCGACGCCGTCGACGACGACTACGAACGCGCGCTGATCGCTGGCTTCGAAGGCGGCTGTAACGTCGTCGACACCGCGGTCAACTACCGGTGCGGGCGGAGCGAGCGGGTCGTCGGCCGAGCGATCGAGCGGGCGGACGTGGACCGCGAGGCCGTCGTCGTCGCCACCAAGGGCGGCTTCCTGCCGTTCGATGGCGAACGCCCCGCCGACCCCACCGACTACATCCGCGAGCAGTTCGTCGACGGCGGCCCCGTCGACCCGACGGACCTCGCCGCTGACTACCACTGCATCGCGCCCGACGCCATCGAGGCACTGCTCGACCGCTCGCTCGACGCGCTCGGCCTAGAGACGATCGACTGCTACTACGTCCACAACCCCGAGACACAGCTTCGGGCGCGGTCGCGCGAAGACGTGTACGACCAGCTCGAAGCGACGTTCGAGCGCCTGGAACGGCGAGTCGCCGCGGGCGACATCGGCCGGTACGGCGTGGCGACGTGGCAGGCGTTTCGCGTCCCACCCGAAGCCGACGCGCACCTGTCGCTCCCGGAAGTCGCCGCACGCGCGCGATCGGCGGCGGCGACGGTCGGCCGCGCGGAGACGGGGTTCGAGGCGATCCAACTCCCGTTCAACGTCCACATGGCCGACGCGTTCACCGCGGAGGTCCACGAGTTCGAGGGCGAGTATCGGTCGGCGCTGTCGGTCGCGCAGACGCTCGATCTGGACGTGTTCACGAGCGCCAGCCTCGCACAGGGTGACTTGCTAACCGGTCTGCCGGCGGCTGTCGACGCCGAGCTGTCGGGAGACACCCCCGCCCAGCGAGCGATCAACTTCGCACGGAGCGCGCCGGCAGTCACGTGCGCACTGGTCGGGGCGAGTGATCCCGACCACGTCGCGGAGGACGTTGCGGCGGGGACGTTCGACCCGCTCGGTGCCCGAGCCTTCGACGCCGTCTTTACCTGA
- a CDS encoding DHH family phosphoesterase produces MSVAAEQFVQRAVAFAQSHPELLAALLVSLVVLVGGGYVLHQFARPTGVRFASVLAEHDHVSILTHPNPDPDAMAAAMGVASLAEQVDTAATIQFSGQIRHQENRAFRNVLEVDLDPIERAEDLKSRQVILVDHNEPRGFSGSETVRPVAVVDHHPGEGRGEEFTDVRTEYGACSSMIAEYFEDLDATPVPPESHESEIDSTYVVPSKVATGLFFGILTDTDRLTVGIDPADFAASGYLAPGVDEGLLDRIANPQVSAETLEIKATAIRERQIEGAFAISDVGKVSNVDAIPQAVDELILLEGVTAAVVYGTRDGMLYLSGRSRDDRVHMGRAIESALEDVPDASGGGHAHMGGGQIPLDDNDFVWPARQTSLTDRLWRALEGDL; encoded by the coding sequence ATGTCGGTCGCCGCCGAGCAGTTCGTCCAGCGGGCGGTGGCGTTCGCCCAGTCGCATCCGGAGTTACTGGCGGCGCTGCTCGTCAGTCTGGTCGTGCTGGTCGGAGGTGGGTACGTCCTTCACCAGTTCGCACGTCCGACAGGTGTCCGGTTCGCGTCGGTACTGGCCGAGCACGATCACGTATCGATCCTGACCCATCCCAATCCCGATCCGGATGCGATGGCGGCCGCGATGGGCGTCGCCTCGCTGGCCGAGCAGGTAGACACGGCGGCGACGATCCAGTTCTCGGGGCAGATCCGCCATCAGGAGAATCGAGCGTTCCGCAACGTCCTCGAAGTCGACCTCGACCCGATAGAGCGGGCGGAGGATTTGAAATCACGGCAGGTGATTCTGGTCGATCACAACGAGCCACGAGGGTTCTCGGGGTCCGAGACCGTCCGACCGGTCGCCGTCGTCGACCACCACCCCGGAGAGGGTCGGGGCGAGGAGTTCACCGACGTACGGACCGAGTACGGCGCCTGTTCGAGCATGATCGCGGAGTACTTCGAGGATCTCGACGCCACGCCGGTCCCACCGGAAAGCCACGAGAGCGAGATCGATTCGACGTACGTCGTCCCCTCGAAAGTCGCGACGGGACTCTTTTTCGGCATTCTCACCGACACGGACCGACTCACGGTGGGGATCGATCCTGCGGACTTCGCCGCGAGCGGCTACCTCGCACCAGGTGTCGACGAGGGGCTGCTCGACCGGATCGCCAACCCGCAAGTGAGCGCCGAGACGCTGGAGATCAAAGCGACGGCCATCCGCGAGCGACAGATCGAAGGCGCGTTCGCGATCAGCGACGTGGGCAAGGTGTCGAACGTGGACGCGATTCCACAGGCGGTCGACGAACTCATCCTGCTCGAAGGCGTCACGGCCGCCGTCGTCTACGGCACCCGTGACGGGATGCTCTACCTCTCCGGGCGCTCCCGCGACGACCGCGTCCACATGGGCCGCGCGATCGAATCCGCACTGGAAGACGTGCCGGACGCGAGCGGCGGCGGCCACGCCCACATGGGCGGCGGGCAGATCCCGCTCGACGACAACGACTTCGTCTGGCCCGCACGGCAGACCTCCCTCACCGACCGACTCTGGCGGGCGCTCGAAGGCGACCTGTAG
- a CDS encoding SDR family oxidoreductase, whose amino-acid sequence MRVAILGCGYVGLELGRQLTAAGHDVIGVRRSDAGLDAIEAAGFDAVRADATDADSLAAVPDVDWLVYAASAGGRSVDAARAAYVDGLRTAVETFNARSSPPDRLVYTSSTGVYGDHDGDWVDETTTPDPATDRQRVLLEAERVALEEGSLDGTVVRFGGLYGPDRYRLEYYLDRPVTEGYLNSIHRDDAAGVVAYLLETDRARDDVVLAVDDEPVSKWAFADWLADECGVAHPPKQTVEERAADGDVSRRVRANKRCANDYLHDLGYDFRFPTVWEGYRPAIDGFRSN is encoded by the coding sequence GTGCGGGTTGCCATCCTCGGCTGTGGCTACGTGGGCCTCGAACTCGGCCGACAGTTGACCGCGGCCGGCCACGACGTGATCGGCGTCCGGCGATCGGACGCGGGCCTCGACGCCATCGAGGCCGCGGGCTTCGACGCCGTCCGCGCCGACGCGACTGACGCCGACTCGCTGGCAGCCGTCCCCGACGTGGACTGGCTCGTGTACGCGGCGAGCGCTGGCGGCCGTAGCGTCGACGCGGCGCGGGCGGCGTACGTCGACGGCCTGCGAACCGCGGTCGAAACGTTCAACGCGCGGTCATCACCACCCGATCGGCTCGTCTACACGTCGAGCACCGGCGTCTACGGCGATCACGACGGCGACTGGGTCGACGAGACGACGACGCCAGATCCGGCAACCGACCGTCAGCGCGTCCTGCTGGAGGCGGAACGGGTCGCGCTGGAGGAAGGCAGTCTCGACGGGACGGTCGTCCGGTTCGGCGGCCTCTACGGTCCGGACCGGTACCGACTGGAGTACTACCTCGACAGGCCGGTGACGGAGGGGTATCTCAACTCGATCCACCGCGACGACGCGGCCGGCGTCGTGGCGTACTTGCTGGAGACCGACCGTGCGCGCGACGACGTCGTCCTCGCCGTCGACGACGAGCCCGTCTCGAAGTGGGCGTTCGCGGACTGGCTGGCCGACGAGTGTGGGGTCGCCCATCCGCCGAAGCAGACGGTCGAAGAGCGGGCAGCCGACGGCGACGTGAGCCGACGGGTCCGCGCGAACAAGCGGTGTGCGAACGACTACCTCCACGACCTCGGTTACGACTTCCGCTTTCCGACCGTGTGGGAGGGCTACCGGCCCGCTATCGACGGGTTTCGGTCGAACTGA
- a CDS encoding DUF5791 family protein yields MLYDAADEPATLSPRQLHDAYEAELRAVIDVHGAETVADETGLSTETVDALADGESPTLTLMEAASILAVDSNLDAETIVQEVRDHLLMGMTTGVLDVDTIASNVDLDLSGQEVQQAIEGRIRMTLAELAAIHTYVAGRNAR; encoded by the coding sequence ATGCTCTACGACGCTGCGGACGAACCGGCGACGCTCTCACCTCGACAACTCCACGACGCGTACGAAGCCGAACTGCGAGCGGTGATCGACGTTCACGGGGCCGAGACCGTCGCGGACGAGACGGGACTGTCGACCGAGACGGTCGACGCGCTGGCCGACGGGGAGTCGCCGACGCTGACGCTGATGGAGGCGGCGTCGATCCTCGCAGTCGACTCCAATCTCGACGCCGAGACGATCGTACAGGAAGTACGCGATCACCTGCTGATGGGGATGACGACGGGCGTCCTCGACGTCGATACCATCGCCTCGAACGTCGACCTCGACCTCTCGGGACAGGAAGTCCAGCAAGCTATCGAAGGCCGTATTCGGATGACGCTCGCGGAACTCGCGGCCATCCACACCTACGTCGCCGGGCGGAACGCCCGCTGA
- a CDS encoding DUF7286 family protein, whose protein sequence is MTRFAEDRRARVPFALVGVLLLVGASTFGAAVSTRGPDRVDRDADTAMERASAETTAALRSAVGEAAREAAAEPVTSPAETPYGRLLSDDRPFRDALRLRIYLAARERLSVTRYRRGDVTAVASLPGGTTPAELRRGMERVEIRGVENGTALRVTVRNVTVAAREDGRAVASEQRDWTVTVSTPVLALHDRATAFETRLNRGPLEGPGLGRRLTARLYPVAWARGWGQYYGGPIANVVANRHVETSTNGAVLETQRAVFGRSDPAGRRAMRRAYREFAVREFAAGTPVDGSQATRILPRPNRNTTTSGGVPLPGRRGTDGATPDRSITVDVGTLSGRALVGLRRDTGRRNRSLDGVLRAAYRVETELRTTREQTYDEPRPDPDAPGEEWSLRRTDVATDAEVDPSVGSTPSVGAEERRFGGFARHVALEREVTWTWERGNDTRTTTGEWTERYRVGVTIVGTYAPNGTAPDRPTRPRFERGGPLDGPNLADVAAKAERQLVERQGGREAVAVAVADDTLGVSERVVYGDRPDELRSWTNTDLTAFRKRLETVNVSVSAGAVATYAENPPAQLATELRRRRASLIDAPARYRGVADRARIGARAALLDATIRRLERRAVSHNTTREAFDTALGDVGLGSSRQLREILDQRGTPVPSQRATLPGSPPGGAVGVVPDGSPAYLTVASVSHDRAPGVPPSRSYRPLSAKNVNLFAVPYGDAADTVTSSGIDGASGVRLRTAAQILVASESMSNASVRAARRPLRESVSESVDLIRSRTRRVVRNETTLTRSEAQAAVAEGFARWEGPGRRALAASNGSLAAAIAVAADERASDGNSGRTDRLETALDAAIVDVRRTPAATVGEGLVQEALTRVRDRAVARAVSTAKARIDRSRVKKRLGTIPAGLPVAPVPGYWYATVNVWEVQVRGAYARFTLRTRRGTPPSSPGASVRYVRDGSTVRLDVDGDGTPERLGRDDRVDFETRTVVAVAVPPYRSGVGDVDGNADERSGTWPRPRCTSWEAESCPDSGRE, encoded by the coding sequence ATGACCCGGTTCGCCGAAGATCGACGAGCGCGGGTGCCGTTCGCCCTCGTCGGCGTCCTGTTGCTGGTCGGGGCGTCGACGTTCGGCGCGGCCGTCTCGACGCGCGGGCCGGATCGGGTCGACCGCGACGCGGACACAGCGATGGAGCGGGCGTCCGCGGAGACGACTGCTGCCCTTCGGTCGGCCGTCGGCGAGGCCGCGCGAGAAGCGGCGGCAGAGCCGGTCACGTCACCGGCCGAGACGCCGTACGGACGGTTGTTGAGCGACGACCGGCCGTTTCGGGACGCGTTGCGCCTGCGGATCTATCTGGCCGCCCGCGAGCGCCTGTCGGTGACGCGGTATCGCCGGGGGGACGTGACGGCTGTCGCGTCGCTCCCCGGAGGGACGACGCCGGCCGAACTCCGGCGAGGGATGGAGCGAGTCGAGATTCGAGGCGTCGAGAACGGGACGGCACTCCGGGTGACGGTTCGGAACGTGACCGTGGCCGCACGGGAGGACGGACGGGCCGTCGCCAGCGAGCAACGCGACTGGACGGTGACCGTCTCGACACCGGTACTCGCGCTCCACGACCGCGCGACGGCGTTCGAGACGCGTCTGAACCGCGGACCGCTGGAGGGGCCGGGACTGGGTCGGCGGCTGACCGCCCGGCTCTACCCCGTCGCGTGGGCACGAGGCTGGGGGCAGTATTACGGTGGCCCCATCGCCAACGTCGTCGCGAACCGACACGTGGAAACGTCGACGAACGGTGCCGTCCTCGAGACGCAACGGGCGGTGTTCGGCCGGAGCGACCCTGCCGGTCGACGGGCGATGCGGCGCGCGTATCGTGAGTTCGCCGTGCGCGAGTTCGCTGCCGGGACGCCCGTCGACGGGAGTCAGGCAACGCGTATCCTCCCGCGCCCCAATCGGAACACGACCACGTCGGGCGGCGTGCCACTTCCCGGCCGCCGTGGGACGGATGGAGCGACCCCGGACCGGTCGATAACCGTCGACGTGGGGACACTCTCCGGGCGAGCGCTGGTCGGCCTCCGACGTGACACCGGCCGGCGGAATCGCTCGCTCGACGGCGTCCTCCGCGCGGCCTATCGGGTCGAGACCGAACTTCGGACGACACGGGAGCAGACGTACGACGAGCCCCGACCGGACCCCGACGCGCCAGGCGAGGAGTGGTCGCTCCGACGGACGGACGTGGCGACGGACGCCGAAGTCGATCCGAGCGTCGGATCGACGCCGAGCGTCGGCGCCGAGGAACGCCGGTTCGGCGGATTCGCCAGACACGTGGCGCTCGAACGCGAGGTGACGTGGACGTGGGAACGCGGCAACGACACGCGAACCACGACCGGCGAGTGGACCGAGCGCTACCGCGTCGGCGTGACGATAGTCGGGACGTACGCACCGAACGGGACGGCACCGGACCGGCCGACGCGTCCGCGGTTCGAGCGGGGCGGACCGCTCGATGGCCCGAATCTCGCCGATGTCGCCGCGAAAGCCGAACGACAACTCGTCGAACGGCAAGGCGGTCGGGAAGCGGTCGCCGTCGCCGTCGCCGACGACACCCTCGGCGTCTCCGAACGCGTCGTCTACGGTGACCGTCCGGACGAACTTAGGTCGTGGACGAACACCGACCTGACCGCGTTCCGGAAGCGGCTCGAGACGGTCAACGTCTCGGTTTCGGCGGGGGCGGTCGCAACGTACGCGGAGAACCCGCCAGCGCAACTGGCGACCGAACTCCGCCGTCGTCGGGCGAGCCTGATCGACGCGCCGGCGCGATACCGGGGCGTCGCGGATCGAGCGCGGATCGGTGCCCGAGCGGCCCTGCTCGACGCGACGATCCGGCGGCTAGAGCGGCGCGCAGTGAGTCACAACACGACGCGGGAGGCGTTCGACACGGCGCTCGGAGACGTGGGGCTCGGTTCGTCGCGACAGCTTCGCGAGATTCTCGACCAGCGAGGGACACCGGTGCCGTCGCAGCGGGCAACGCTTCCCGGGTCGCCCCCAGGTGGCGCCGTCGGCGTCGTGCCCGACGGCTCGCCCGCGTATCTCACGGTCGCGTCGGTGAGCCACGACCGCGCGCCGGGCGTGCCGCCCTCGCGGTCGTACCGCCCGCTATCGGCGAAGAACGTCAACCTGTTCGCGGTCCCGTACGGCGACGCGGCGGACACCGTCACGAGTTCAGGAATCGACGGCGCGTCTGGCGTCCGCCTTCGGACGGCGGCGCAGATTCTGGTCGCCTCGGAGTCGATGTCGAACGCATCGGTTCGAGCGGCGCGCCGTCCCCTCCGGGAGTCGGTGTCAGAATCGGTCGACTTGATCCGGTCGCGCACGCGTCGTGTCGTTCGAAACGAGACGACGTTGACGCGGTCCGAAGCGCAGGCCGCGGTCGCCGAGGGGTTCGCACGCTGGGAGGGGCCGGGGCGTCGGGCGCTCGCGGCCAGCAACGGATCGCTCGCGGCAGCCATCGCGGTCGCGGCGGACGAACGAGCGTCCGACGGAAATTCCGGACGGACCGACCGACTGGAGACGGCGCTCGATGCGGCCATCGTCGACGTGCGCCGGACGCCAGCGGCGACGGTCGGAGAGGGACTCGTGCAGGAGGCACTGACGCGGGTGCGGGACCGAGCGGTCGCCCGGGCCGTCTCGACGGCGAAAGCTCGGATCGATCGGAGTCGGGTGAAGAAGCGACTCGGCACGATACCGGCAGGGCTCCCCGTCGCGCCGGTGCCGGGCTACTGGTACGCGACGGTGAACGTCTGGGAGGTGCAGGTTCGGGGCGCGTACGCCCGATTCACGCTCCGGACGAGGCGCGGCACGCCGCCGTCGTCACCGGGGGCGTCGGTCCGATACGTTCGGGACGGATCGACGGTTCGGCTGGACGTGGACGGCGACGGGACACCGGAGCGACTCGGCCGCGACGACCGTGTGGACTTCGAGACGCGAACGGTCGTGGCGGTCGCCGTCCCGCCGTATCGGAGCGGCGTCGGTGACGTGGACGGCAACGCCGACGAACGTTCGGGGACCTGGCCGCGACCGAGATGCACGTCGTGGGAGGCGGAGTCGTGCCCCGATTCGGGTCGAGAGTGA
- a CDS encoding DUF7284 family protein, with protein sequence MTSTVLDGLLCLLLVSAAVVTVTTATPQDPAGEGRAPDVAATLSTTTAAVNYTLTPRFETTSVDVPRTGGSFDRTAHGTLAELLARATVARITADGERLSHARDGFGRAVVRAVRGAIRANHTQITAVWRPYPASSIAGRLVIGSRPPPDRPVHAATVDVPSGFPAREQSIRRAARDRGVDGVADAVADGLVAGLFPPTRTRIAASSASPSAALVRHRYRRVANRFGAAPPTRLGDGGVDAANDRLEAAVSERVQRDLRETNTSATAAANAVRLGRVRIVVRTWP encoded by the coding sequence GTGACCAGCACCGTCCTCGACGGTCTGCTCTGTCTCCTGCTTGTCAGCGCTGCAGTGGTGACCGTCACCACCGCGACGCCGCAGGACCCGGCTGGTGAGGGGCGCGCGCCCGACGTCGCGGCGACGCTGTCGACGACGACGGCGGCAGTGAACTACACGCTCACACCGCGGTTCGAGACGACGAGTGTCGACGTTCCGCGTACGGGCGGGTCCTTCGACCGGACCGCCCACGGGACGCTGGCCGAACTCCTCGCTCGCGCCACCGTCGCTCGAATCACTGCCGACGGCGAGCGTCTCTCGCACGCACGGGACGGGTTCGGGCGGGCGGTCGTTCGAGCGGTCAGAGGAGCCATTCGGGCGAACCACACGCAGATCACCGCCGTCTGGCGACCGTATCCCGCGTCGTCGATTGCGGGTCGTCTCGTCATCGGGAGTCGCCCCCCACCCGACCGGCCGGTCCACGCAGCGACGGTCGACGTGCCGAGCGGGTTCCCGGCACGGGAGCAGTCGATCCGCCGTGCCGCGCGGGACCGTGGTGTCGATGGCGTCGCGGACGCCGTCGCCGACGGACTCGTGGCGGGGCTGTTTCCGCCGACTCGAACCCGAATCGCGGCGAGTAGCGCGTCGCCATCGGCGGCGCTGGTCCGCCATCGGTATCGCCGTGTCGCGAACCGATTCGGAGCGGCGCCACCGACGAGACTCGGGGATGGCGGCGTCGACGCCGCCAACGACCGCCTCGAAGCGGCGGTTTCGGAACGGGTGCAGCGTGATCTACGCGAAACGAACACGTCGGCCACGGCGGCCGCCAACGCGGTCCGTCTCGGTCGCGTCCGAATCGTCGTGAGGACGTGGCCATGA